A stretch of Vespula vulgaris chromosome 15, iyVesVulg1.1, whole genome shotgun sequence DNA encodes these proteins:
- the LOC127069266 gene encoding uncharacterized protein LOC127069266 isoform X2 — translation MCNSEQRQSITEEENLLNSYGFIRTPSRDKNPYVKPHISFSSFKSENDKEKECLCQCEYCSTNRSNRERFLKCVPMKRDNSFGLIKHSNQDLDSSKYWLSGEEFFRTPSKKFNESDESTKSNILQYHRCLNSNRTKLDDTFLLPTREKSDDIESYISKDVNKNSNSNDTNFLDHFELPFYQPELENIDYNAKSKTKVSLKDITREKMEEEEEEEEDDDDSSEILNWINDFERTRNKRYSNDLDGKTKENTLKNSSSSNCPFATNASDETNRTNPNKNVWKSNKTEDSRSRISESLKERKDVLKNIKKTNSQDQSSRWIIENISDIVTSKETSSKLTNSIRVIPNTANIYNHIYLSSNYSEKFLNISKLMKLMRRCARVSRIRRRIFKATNNRSRNRLSIICKRNHSLFFNDSNDLKGNVCDTLAGIKEELSGNLRGAKKLCEELPNSNIIRSISTPEIEDTLSEVLTRCKNYLRNNNYCEEAITKMNNLLTESVNDLQKIVKVDNLVLSKKTLRKPIEEQCYKHLESIQGRQDFPKNDIKQALNGKEKMIDQKSKIKGLINDMLHLTNDITTAEDNKENIKKPLNRKASISNNIKNKQSNNRLEIKTNRGKNVRSNTIKKVNQMESEMNFTSQQFQAGSSNVRKNKVVNFKKDKALKENQNRSEKPIYSQELENLKRTKRSTHTISNISFVNNKEKVKNNPGPCLENVQAIKEKKNNEMCEKKTRMSSSIYITDKSRDRPRKSDDIRIKRQIQPVWKPGGAIKSFASNPMFLNNESTNRRTWQHCFEKDNQETKKSIVNPSEPIVSNRNNFFKEYRRNENFAEKRVTGLCELLAETRTIQKELKDNNSLSETRSSPYNRSQIPLSNMSLTKGRVNSTELNSKKDKSEPKSRSGIPKLNALKVLFKDKRDNKSPKTTNVLTEDYEKKEEDKEICCSNERNDSKNSSMVLLEVPEKLPVNSSSEYKNEETNEETTKKNIKEKSFAEKLNSSNEKVTKTNDSLQKSILKSNTNFDRDTIIENQPSLISFRNMNSNTEANSMSNSITMVTSSKRCQLSCLSSLSSKTDFIFEKSIEKSKSSKIDKDSLENSTDDNDEESEFKLDELKDSDSIEEKKKQQTSLNTSDILCSSVSYVPTKSFEHQRKLRYSNIKKDISRDSLNKVSIASTSGSDIDQEIRSMTLIEKARFNDNESIDEKKCKSSQTISHSKSFSDAYTNVENINSNCIKYVDRIVPSPNEIDLKISLKDVATEILSQDQSILLPTQMIQTQTNECSSTFLEKSIATDLVINSSNNSNETKTVVNVESKSICASEEKVLDHNDRWVMETVELYCEQPNDNLAISIENRKEEKKDSNDPNDRWVAETVELYCEQPNYEDDSKEDKKSELNKSSESKISNNFNIERSILSVSLIDQLKDIKEQLQSVDVKLNKLQETTKEANNAFSRVNVITTPFDSNIKKIISVSSNDLSESSNVKNVMINDRRSSSTIESSLSSNSFQRSSRISQGRRFERFNTNLNEMSDVTDAFQMTCCYSKNLCDAIKTCEDCSIVNNQSDECKKSSSTSFEEATGFSEKGSMEIDEQLTCEYFNKNCSRSYDKNNFNDDDEEMISIKSTSSSVEHIFYELKTTDHSSSDNESDQTDNYLFLSTKNSNDMKERETKTISDSIKKVSSNVLSIKDQRLEIMKYSDKETYFTFCNENIESNDYNDLIISREGLLLLIYFTICFFVFFCLNFSITCEPWFIS, via the exons ATGTGTAACAGTGAACAAAGACAATCAATCacggaagaagaaaacttgTTGAACAGTTATGGTTTTATACGGACACCATCGAGAGATAAAAATCCTTACGTCAAGCCACATATTTCGTTCAGTTCTTTCAAATCTGAgaatgacaaagaaaaagaatgtttgTGTCAATGTGAATATTGTTCgacaaatcgatcgaatcgtgAACGATTTCTAAAATGTGTCCCAATGAAACGTGATAACTCTTTTGGTTTGATTAAACATTCAAACCAAGATCTTGATTCCTCGAAATATTGGCTTTCTGGAGAAGAATTCTTTCGAACGCCTTCGAAGAAATTCAACGAGTCGGACGAATCTACCAAGTCGAATATTCTTCAATATCATCGTTGCTTAAATTCGAATCGTACGAAACTCGacgatacttttcttttgCCAACTCGAGAGAAAAGTGACGATATCGAGTCGTACATATCAAAggatgttaataaaaattcaaatagtaATGATACCAATTTTCTCGATCATTTCGAATTACCATTTTATCAGCctgaattagaaaatattgattataatgCGAAGAGTAAGACGAAAGTATCGTTGAAAGatataacgagagaaaaaatggaggaagaagaagaagaagaagaggatgatgatgattcgagcgaaatattaaattggataaatgatttcgaaagaacgagaaataaACGTTATTCCAATGATTTAGATggtaaaacaaaagaaaatactttgaaaaattcatcAAGTTCAAATTGCCCATTTGCTACGAATGCTTCCGACGAAACTAACCGAACAAACCCGAATAAGAACGTTTGGAAATCGAACAAAACCGAAGATAGCCGAAGTCGTATATCCGAATCTTTGAAAGAACGCAAGGAtgtattaaagaatattaagaaaacaaattccCAAGATCAATCGAGTCGTTGgatcatagaaaatatttctgataTAGTTACGTCGAAGGAGACGTCGTCGAAATTGACCAATTCAATTCGAGTTATTCCAAATACGGCCAACATATACAATCATATTTATCTTTCGTCAAATTATTCAGAAAAATTCttgaatatatcgaaattaatgaaattaatgcgAAGATGTGCACGAGTTAGTCGCATTAGACGAAGAATTTTCAAAGCAACTAACAATAGATCGAGAAATCGTTTGTCTATTATTTGTAAGAGAAatcattcgttatttttcaacgattctAATGATTTGAAAGGAAACGTTTGTGACACTTTGGCGGGAATTAAAGAAGAACTGTCGGGCAATTTACGAGGGGCTAAAAAACTCTGCGAAGAATTGCcgaattctaatattattcgTTCTATTTCTACGCCGGAAATCGAAGACACTTTGAGCGAAGTTTTAACGAG atgtaaaaattatcttcgtaataataattactgtGAAGAAGCtataacaaaaatgaataatttattaacagaAAGTGTTAACGACCTtcaaaaaattgtgaaagtgGATAATCTCGTCCTCTCTAAGAAAACCTTAAGAAAACCTATAGAAg AGCAATGTTACAAACATTTAGAATCTATTCAGGGACGACAAGATTTTCCAAAAAATGAC attaagCAAGCATTAAATGGTAAGGAGAAAATGATTGATCAAAAAAGCAAAATCAAGGGATTAATAAACGATATGTTGCATTTAACCAATGATATTACTACTGcagaagataataaagaaaatattaagaagcCTCTCAATCGTAAAGCGAgtatttcgaataatataaaaaataaacaatctAACAATAG ATTGGAAATCAAAACGAATCGTGGTAAAAATGTTAGATCAAATACGATAAAGAAGGTAAATCAAATGGAAAGTGAAATGAATTTTACTTCTCAACAATTTCAAGCAGGTTCTTCGAACgttagaaaaaacaaagtggTTAACTTTAAGAAGGATAAAGCcttgaaagaaaatcaaaatcgTTCAGAAAAGCCGATTTATTCGCAAGAATTAGAAAACttaaaaaggacgaagagatCTACACATacgatttcgaatatttctttcgttaataacaaagaaaaagttaagaaTAATCCTGGGCCATGTTTGGAAAATGTTCAAGCgattaaagagaagaaaaacaatgaaatgtgcgaaaagaaaacaagaatgtCGTCGTCGATCTACATTACCGATAAATCTCGTGATCGACCGAGGAAATCTGATGATATTCGTATCAAGCGGCAAATTCAACCTGTTTGGAAACCAGGCGGTGCCATTAAATCTTTTGCTTCTAATCCGATGTTTTTAAATAACGAATCGACTAATCGTCGTACGTGGCAGCATTGTTTTGAGAAAGACAatcaagaaacaaaaaa ATCGATTGTTAATCCATCAGAGCCAATAGTCTCGAACaggaataatttctttaaggAGTATCGACGGAATGAGAATTTTGCTGAGAAACGTGTAACTGGATTATGCGAATTGCTCGC AGAAACAAGAACAATACAGAaggaattaaaagataataattcgttATCAGAAACACGTTCCTCTCCATATAATCGATCACAAATACCATTATCGAATATGTCGTTGACAAAGGGTCGAGTTAATAGTACCGAACTAAATTCGAAGAAAGACAAATCTGAACCTAAATCACGTTCAGGTATTCCTAAATTAAATGCATTGAAAGTTCTGTTTAAAGATAAACGTGACAATAAATCACCAAAGACTACAAATGTTCTTACGGAAGATtacgagaaaaaggaggaagataaGGAAATTTGTTgttcgaatgaaagaaatgatagcAAAAATTCGTCGATGGTTTTATTAGAGGTTCCTGAAAAACTTCCTGTAAATTCATCGtcagaatataaaaatgaagaaactaaCGAAGAgacaacgaagaagaatataaaagaaaaatcattcgcagaaaaattaaactcaTCCAATGAAAAAGTTACTAAGACAAATGATTCTTTACAAAAgtcgatattaaaaagtaataccAACTTTGATCGTGATACAATAATCGAGAATCAGCCAAGTTTAATATCTTTTAGAAATATGAACAGTAATACCGAAGCCAATTCAATGTCTAACTCAATAACGATGGTCACCTCGTCAAAACGTTGTCAATTATCATGTCTGTCTTCGTTATCGTCAAAAACCGATTTCATTTTCGAGAAGTCTATCGAGAAAAGCAAATCAAGCAAAATTGACAAGGATTCTTTAGAAAATTCGACCGATGATAATGACGAGGAAAGTGAATTTAAGTTGGACGAGTTAAAAGATTCTGATTcaattgaagaaaagaagaaacagcaAACGTCTCTGAATACATCAGATATCTTATGTTCCTCAGTGTCTTACGTTCCAACAAAAAGTTTTGAACATCAACGTAAATTAcgatattcaaatattaaaaaagatatttcgagAGATTCTTTGAACAAAGTTTCTATTGCTTCGACATCGGGCAGTGATATTGATCAAGAGATAAGATCAATGACGTTAATAGAAAAAGCTCGATTCAACGATAATGAATCTATCGATGAAAAGAAGTGTAAGAGTTCGCAAACTATATCACATTCGAAATCATTTTCCGATGCTTATACCAACGTCGagaatataaattctaattgCATTAAATATGTCGATAGAATAGTTCCATCTCCCAATGAAATTGATTTGAAAATATCATTGAAAGATGTTGCTACAGAAATTCTTTCGCAAGATCAATCGATACTATTACCAACTCAAATGATTCAAACtcaaacgaacgaatgttCGTCTACGTTTTTAGAGAAAAGCATTGCTACTGATTTAGTTATAAATTCTTCGAACAATTCCAACGAAACTAAGACCGTTGTTAACGTTGAGTCAAAATCAATATGCGCCAGCGAAGAAAAAGTTCTAGATCATAATGATCGATGGGTCATGGAAACCGTAGAGTTATATTGTGAACAACCTAACGACAATCTAGCCATATCAATAGAGAAccgtaaagaagaaaagaaagattctaACGATCCTAATGATCGATGGGTCGCGGAGACGGTAGAGTTATATTGCGAACAACCTAATTACGAAGATGACTCtaaagaggataaaaaaagtgAATTAAACAAATCTTCTGAAtcaaaaataagtaataattttaatatcgaaagatCTATACTGTCGGTATCACTGATTGATCAATTAAAAGATATCAAAGAGCAATTGCAAAGCGTTGatgtaaaattgaataaattacaGGAAACTACAAAGGAAGCCAATAATGCATTTTCTCGAGTTAACGTAATTACTACACCGTTTGATTCtaatatcaagaaaataatatctgtTTCATCGAATGATTTGTCGGAATCGTCGaatgtaaaaaatgttatgaTCAATGATCGACGATCTTCTTCGACGATAGAATCGTCCTTATCTTCTAATTCTTTCCAACGATCATCAAGAATTTCACAAGGACGTCGTTTCGAACGTTTTAATACAAATCTCAACGAAATGAGCGATGTCACGGATGCTTTCCAAATGACTTGTtgttattcgaaaaatttgtgCGACGCTATTAAAACTTGTGAAGATTGCTCGATCGTTAATAATCAATCGgacgaatgtaaaaaaagttCATCGACGTCATTCGAAGAAGCTACAGGATTTTCTGAAAAAGGATCTATGGAAATTGACGAACAATTGACCtgcgaatattttaataagaattgTTCTCGTTCTTACGACaagaataatttcaatgacgatgacgaggaGATGATTAGTATTAAAAGTACGTCGTCTTCTgtcgaacatattttttatgaattaaaaacAACCGATCATTCCTCATCAGACAATGAATCCGATCAGACTGataattatctatttctttcaactAAAAATTCTAACgacatgaaagagagagaaacgaaaacaaTATCAGATTCCATTAAGAAAGTATCATCAAATGTTTTGAGTATAAAAGATCAACGCTTagagataatgaaatattccgataaagaaacatattttacattttgtaacgaaaatatcgaatcgaatgattataatgatttaattatttctagaGAAGGCTTGCTTCTTCTTATCTATTTTACCATatgtttctttgtatttttttgtttgaactTTTCTATTACCTGTGAACCATGGTTTATTTCTTAa
- the LOC127069266 gene encoding uncharacterized protein LOC127069266 isoform X1, with protein MCNSEQRQSITEEENLLNSYGFIRTPSRDKNPYVKPHISFSSFKSENDKEKECLCQCEYCSTNRSNRERFLKCVPMKRDNSFGLIKHSNQDLDSSKYWLSGEEFFRTPSKKFNESDESTKSNILQYHRCLNSNRTKLDDTFLLPTREKSDDIESYISKDVNKNSNSNDTNFLDHFELPFYQPELENIDYNAKSKTKVSLKDITREKMEEEEEEEEDDDDSSEILNWINDFERTRNKRYSNDLDGKTKENTLKNSSSSNCPFATNASDETNRTNPNKNVWKSNKTEDSRSRISESLKERKDVLKNIKKTNSQDQSSRWIIENISDIVTSKETSSKLTNSIRVIPNTANIYNHIYLSSNYSEKFLNISKLMKLMRRCARVSRIRRRIFKATNNRSRNRLSIICKRNHSLFFNDSNDLKGNVCDTLAGIKEELSGNLRGAKKLCEELPNSNIIRSISTPEIEDTLSEVLTRCKNYLRNNNYCEEAITKMNNLLTESVNDLQKIVKVDNLVLSKKTLRKPIEGFYNHYIFILEQCYKHLESIQGRQDFPKNDIKQALNGKEKMIDQKSKIKGLINDMLHLTNDITTAEDNKENIKKPLNRKASISNNIKNKQSNNRLEIKTNRGKNVRSNTIKKVNQMESEMNFTSQQFQAGSSNVRKNKVVNFKKDKALKENQNRSEKPIYSQELENLKRTKRSTHTISNISFVNNKEKVKNNPGPCLENVQAIKEKKNNEMCEKKTRMSSSIYITDKSRDRPRKSDDIRIKRQIQPVWKPGGAIKSFASNPMFLNNESTNRRTWQHCFEKDNQETKKSIVNPSEPIVSNRNNFFKEYRRNENFAEKRVTGLCELLAETRTIQKELKDNNSLSETRSSPYNRSQIPLSNMSLTKGRVNSTELNSKKDKSEPKSRSGIPKLNALKVLFKDKRDNKSPKTTNVLTEDYEKKEEDKEICCSNERNDSKNSSMVLLEVPEKLPVNSSSEYKNEETNEETTKKNIKEKSFAEKLNSSNEKVTKTNDSLQKSILKSNTNFDRDTIIENQPSLISFRNMNSNTEANSMSNSITMVTSSKRCQLSCLSSLSSKTDFIFEKSIEKSKSSKIDKDSLENSTDDNDEESEFKLDELKDSDSIEEKKKQQTSLNTSDILCSSVSYVPTKSFEHQRKLRYSNIKKDISRDSLNKVSIASTSGSDIDQEIRSMTLIEKARFNDNESIDEKKCKSSQTISHSKSFSDAYTNVENINSNCIKYVDRIVPSPNEIDLKISLKDVATEILSQDQSILLPTQMIQTQTNECSSTFLEKSIATDLVINSSNNSNETKTVVNVESKSICASEEKVLDHNDRWVMETVELYCEQPNDNLAISIENRKEEKKDSNDPNDRWVAETVELYCEQPNYEDDSKEDKKSELNKSSESKISNNFNIERSILSVSLIDQLKDIKEQLQSVDVKLNKLQETTKEANNAFSRVNVITTPFDSNIKKIISVSSNDLSESSNVKNVMINDRRSSSTIESSLSSNSFQRSSRISQGRRFERFNTNLNEMSDVTDAFQMTCCYSKNLCDAIKTCEDCSIVNNQSDECKKSSSTSFEEATGFSEKGSMEIDEQLTCEYFNKNCSRSYDKNNFNDDDEEMISIKSTSSSVEHIFYELKTTDHSSSDNESDQTDNYLFLSTKNSNDMKERETKTISDSIKKVSSNVLSIKDQRLEIMKYSDKETYFTFCNENIESNDYNDLIISREGLLLLIYFTICFFVFFCLNFSITCEPWFIS; from the exons ATGTGTAACAGTGAACAAAGACAATCAATCacggaagaagaaaacttgTTGAACAGTTATGGTTTTATACGGACACCATCGAGAGATAAAAATCCTTACGTCAAGCCACATATTTCGTTCAGTTCTTTCAAATCTGAgaatgacaaagaaaaagaatgtttgTGTCAATGTGAATATTGTTCgacaaatcgatcgaatcgtgAACGATTTCTAAAATGTGTCCCAATGAAACGTGATAACTCTTTTGGTTTGATTAAACATTCAAACCAAGATCTTGATTCCTCGAAATATTGGCTTTCTGGAGAAGAATTCTTTCGAACGCCTTCGAAGAAATTCAACGAGTCGGACGAATCTACCAAGTCGAATATTCTTCAATATCATCGTTGCTTAAATTCGAATCGTACGAAACTCGacgatacttttcttttgCCAACTCGAGAGAAAAGTGACGATATCGAGTCGTACATATCAAAggatgttaataaaaattcaaatagtaATGATACCAATTTTCTCGATCATTTCGAATTACCATTTTATCAGCctgaattagaaaatattgattataatgCGAAGAGTAAGACGAAAGTATCGTTGAAAGatataacgagagaaaaaatggaggaagaagaagaagaagaagaggatgatgatgattcgagcgaaatattaaattggataaatgatttcgaaagaacgagaaataaACGTTATTCCAATGATTTAGATggtaaaacaaaagaaaatactttgaaaaattcatcAAGTTCAAATTGCCCATTTGCTACGAATGCTTCCGACGAAACTAACCGAACAAACCCGAATAAGAACGTTTGGAAATCGAACAAAACCGAAGATAGCCGAAGTCGTATATCCGAATCTTTGAAAGAACGCAAGGAtgtattaaagaatattaagaaaacaaattccCAAGATCAATCGAGTCGTTGgatcatagaaaatatttctgataTAGTTACGTCGAAGGAGACGTCGTCGAAATTGACCAATTCAATTCGAGTTATTCCAAATACGGCCAACATATACAATCATATTTATCTTTCGTCAAATTATTCAGAAAAATTCttgaatatatcgaaattaatgaaattaatgcgAAGATGTGCACGAGTTAGTCGCATTAGACGAAGAATTTTCAAAGCAACTAACAATAGATCGAGAAATCGTTTGTCTATTATTTGTAAGAGAAatcattcgttatttttcaacgattctAATGATTTGAAAGGAAACGTTTGTGACACTTTGGCGGGAATTAAAGAAGAACTGTCGGGCAATTTACGAGGGGCTAAAAAACTCTGCGAAGAATTGCcgaattctaatattattcgTTCTATTTCTACGCCGGAAATCGAAGACACTTTGAGCGAAGTTTTAACGAG atgtaaaaattatcttcgtaataataattactgtGAAGAAGCtataacaaaaatgaataatttattaacagaAAGTGTTAACGACCTtcaaaaaattgtgaaagtgGATAATCTCGTCCTCTCTAAGAAAACCTTAAGAAAACCTATAGAAggtttttataatcattatatttttattcttg AGCAATGTTACAAACATTTAGAATCTATTCAGGGACGACAAGATTTTCCAAAAAATGAC attaagCAAGCATTAAATGGTAAGGAGAAAATGATTGATCAAAAAAGCAAAATCAAGGGATTAATAAACGATATGTTGCATTTAACCAATGATATTACTACTGcagaagataataaagaaaatattaagaagcCTCTCAATCGTAAAGCGAgtatttcgaataatataaaaaataaacaatctAACAATAG ATTGGAAATCAAAACGAATCGTGGTAAAAATGTTAGATCAAATACGATAAAGAAGGTAAATCAAATGGAAAGTGAAATGAATTTTACTTCTCAACAATTTCAAGCAGGTTCTTCGAACgttagaaaaaacaaagtggTTAACTTTAAGAAGGATAAAGCcttgaaagaaaatcaaaatcgTTCAGAAAAGCCGATTTATTCGCAAGAATTAGAAAACttaaaaaggacgaagagatCTACACATacgatttcgaatatttctttcgttaataacaaagaaaaagttaagaaTAATCCTGGGCCATGTTTGGAAAATGTTCAAGCgattaaagagaagaaaaacaatgaaatgtgcgaaaagaaaacaagaatgtCGTCGTCGATCTACATTACCGATAAATCTCGTGATCGACCGAGGAAATCTGATGATATTCGTATCAAGCGGCAAATTCAACCTGTTTGGAAACCAGGCGGTGCCATTAAATCTTTTGCTTCTAATCCGATGTTTTTAAATAACGAATCGACTAATCGTCGTACGTGGCAGCATTGTTTTGAGAAAGACAatcaagaaacaaaaaa ATCGATTGTTAATCCATCAGAGCCAATAGTCTCGAACaggaataatttctttaaggAGTATCGACGGAATGAGAATTTTGCTGAGAAACGTGTAACTGGATTATGCGAATTGCTCGC AGAAACAAGAACAATACAGAaggaattaaaagataataattcgttATCAGAAACACGTTCCTCTCCATATAATCGATCACAAATACCATTATCGAATATGTCGTTGACAAAGGGTCGAGTTAATAGTACCGAACTAAATTCGAAGAAAGACAAATCTGAACCTAAATCACGTTCAGGTATTCCTAAATTAAATGCATTGAAAGTTCTGTTTAAAGATAAACGTGACAATAAATCACCAAAGACTACAAATGTTCTTACGGAAGATtacgagaaaaaggaggaagataaGGAAATTTGTTgttcgaatgaaagaaatgatagcAAAAATTCGTCGATGGTTTTATTAGAGGTTCCTGAAAAACTTCCTGTAAATTCATCGtcagaatataaaaatgaagaaactaaCGAAGAgacaacgaagaagaatataaaagaaaaatcattcgcagaaaaattaaactcaTCCAATGAAAAAGTTACTAAGACAAATGATTCTTTACAAAAgtcgatattaaaaagtaataccAACTTTGATCGTGATACAATAATCGAGAATCAGCCAAGTTTAATATCTTTTAGAAATATGAACAGTAATACCGAAGCCAATTCAATGTCTAACTCAATAACGATGGTCACCTCGTCAAAACGTTGTCAATTATCATGTCTGTCTTCGTTATCGTCAAAAACCGATTTCATTTTCGAGAAGTCTATCGAGAAAAGCAAATCAAGCAAAATTGACAAGGATTCTTTAGAAAATTCGACCGATGATAATGACGAGGAAAGTGAATTTAAGTTGGACGAGTTAAAAGATTCTGATTcaattgaagaaaagaagaaacagcaAACGTCTCTGAATACATCAGATATCTTATGTTCCTCAGTGTCTTACGTTCCAACAAAAAGTTTTGAACATCAACGTAAATTAcgatattcaaatattaaaaaagatatttcgagAGATTCTTTGAACAAAGTTTCTATTGCTTCGACATCGGGCAGTGATATTGATCAAGAGATAAGATCAATGACGTTAATAGAAAAAGCTCGATTCAACGATAATGAATCTATCGATGAAAAGAAGTGTAAGAGTTCGCAAACTATATCACATTCGAAATCATTTTCCGATGCTTATACCAACGTCGagaatataaattctaattgCATTAAATATGTCGATAGAATAGTTCCATCTCCCAATGAAATTGATTTGAAAATATCATTGAAAGATGTTGCTACAGAAATTCTTTCGCAAGATCAATCGATACTATTACCAACTCAAATGATTCAAACtcaaacgaacgaatgttCGTCTACGTTTTTAGAGAAAAGCATTGCTACTGATTTAGTTATAAATTCTTCGAACAATTCCAACGAAACTAAGACCGTTGTTAACGTTGAGTCAAAATCAATATGCGCCAGCGAAGAAAAAGTTCTAGATCATAATGATCGATGGGTCATGGAAACCGTAGAGTTATATTGTGAACAACCTAACGACAATCTAGCCATATCAATAGAGAAccgtaaagaagaaaagaaagattctaACGATCCTAATGATCGATGGGTCGCGGAGACGGTAGAGTTATATTGCGAACAACCTAATTACGAAGATGACTCtaaagaggataaaaaaagtgAATTAAACAAATCTTCTGAAtcaaaaataagtaataattttaatatcgaaagatCTATACTGTCGGTATCACTGATTGATCAATTAAAAGATATCAAAGAGCAATTGCAAAGCGTTGatgtaaaattgaataaattacaGGAAACTACAAAGGAAGCCAATAATGCATTTTCTCGAGTTAACGTAATTACTACACCGTTTGATTCtaatatcaagaaaataatatctgtTTCATCGAATGATTTGTCGGAATCGTCGaatgtaaaaaatgttatgaTCAATGATCGACGATCTTCTTCGACGATAGAATCGTCCTTATCTTCTAATTCTTTCCAACGATCATCAAGAATTTCACAAGGACGTCGTTTCGAACGTTTTAATACAAATCTCAACGAAATGAGCGATGTCACGGATGCTTTCCAAATGACTTGTtgttattcgaaaaatttgtgCGACGCTATTAAAACTTGTGAAGATTGCTCGATCGTTAATAATCAATCGgacgaatgtaaaaaaagttCATCGACGTCATTCGAAGAAGCTACAGGATTTTCTGAAAAAGGATCTATGGAAATTGACGAACAATTGACCtgcgaatattttaataagaattgTTCTCGTTCTTACGACaagaataatttcaatgacgatgacgaggaGATGATTAGTATTAAAAGTACGTCGTCTTCTgtcgaacatattttttatgaattaaaaacAACCGATCATTCCTCATCAGACAATGAATCCGATCAGACTGataattatctatttctttcaactAAAAATTCTAACgacatgaaagagagagaaacgaaaacaaTATCAGATTCCATTAAGAAAGTATCATCAAATGTTTTGAGTATAAAAGATCAACGCTTagagataatgaaatattccgataaagaaacatattttacattttgtaacgaaaatatcgaatcgaatgattataatgatttaattatttctagaGAAGGCTTGCTTCTTCTTATCTATTTTACCATatgtttctttgtatttttttgtttgaactTTTCTATTACCTGTGAACCATGGTTTATTTCTTAa